From one Lycium ferocissimum isolate CSIRO_LF1 chromosome 7, AGI_CSIRO_Lferr_CH_V1, whole genome shotgun sequence genomic stretch:
- the LOC132061953 gene encoding benzoate carboxyl methyltransferase-like: MGQQVPELFSICKSLTSSKIVILRQFVPPDSSYTKLSNPFGHWHPNKLLEIYVHLTWQVCKCFYNQEQDLAHSEHLLQSFEIFAKSSPRDVFEAYLKQFQEDFFNFLRFRGQEIKPGGVMILAYLGRSTPNPFIKDAIEILAMLAEILLQMATEEAKVDSFNFPTYFPYKEEVVTIIQAEGSFNLEKLEIFEVNWDGTADNDNDCDFSNSHTIITNSVRAFSGPMLANHFGTSILDELFERYEKHVARRLTKANS, translated from the exons ATGGGGCAACAAGTGCCTGAACTATTTAGTATTTGCAAGAGTTTAACATCTTCTAAAATTGTGATTTTGAGGCAGTTTGTTCCTCCAGATTCTAGTTACACCAAACTCAGCAACCCTTTTGGCCACTGGCATCCAAATAAGTTGCTGGAAATTTACGTTCACCTCACATGGCAAGTTTGTAAGTGTTTCTACAACCAAGAACAGGATTTGGCACATTCTGAGCATTTACTCCAGTCTTTTGAG ATATTTGCGAAGTCGAGTCCTCGTGATGTTTTTGAAGCATATTTGAAGCAATTCCAAGAGGACTTTTTCAATTTTCTAAGGTTTAGAGGCCAAGAAATTAAACCTGGTGGGGTTATGATATTAGCATATCTTGGCAGAAGTACACCAAATCCCTTTATCAAAGACGCCATTGAAATCTTAGCAATGCTGGCTGAAATACTGTTGCAAATGGCAACTGAG GAGGCTAAGGTTGATTCTTTTAATTTCCcaacatattttccatacaaGGAAGAAGTAGTGACCATTATTCAAGCAGAAGGATCCTTCAATCTTGAAAAGCTAGAAATTTTTGAAGTCAATTGGGATGGCACTGCCGACAACGATAATGATTGTGATTTTAGCAATAGTCACACAATTATCACAAATAGCGTAAGAGCTTTCTCAGGGCCTATGCTTGCAAATCATTTTGGTACGTCGATTTTGGATGAACTATTTGAAAGGTATGAAAAACATGTCGCAAGGCGTTTGACCAAAGCAAATAGCTAG
- the LOC132061954 gene encoding benzoate carboxyl methyltransferase-like encodes MLAEILLQMAAEVFGWMLEEDLGATGLVEEPKVDSFNFPTHFPCKEEVVTIIQAEGSFNLEKIEIFEVNWDGTANNDNDCDFGNSHSIKIITNTVRAFSEPMLANYFGTSILDELFERYEKHIARRLTNANSYFLSHVFALKRK; translated from the exons ATGTTGGCTGAAATACTGTTGCAAATGGCAGCTGAG GTTTTTGGTTGGATGCTTGAAGAGGATCTGGGAGCAACG GGGCTTGTGGAGGAGCCTAAGGTTGATTCTTTTAATTTCCCGACACATTTTCCATGCAAGGAAGAAGTAGTGACCATTATTCAAGCAGAAGGATCCTTCAATCttgaaaaaatagaaatttttgAAGTCAATTGGGATGGCACTGCCAACAACGACAATGATTGTGATTTTGGCAATAGTCACAGCATCAAAATTATCACAAACACCGTAAGAGCTTTCTCAGAGCCTATGCTTGCAAACTATTTTGGTACGTCGATTTTGGATGAACTATTTGAAAGGTATGAAAAACATATCGCAAGGCGTTTAACCAATGCAAATAGCTATTTCTTGAGTCATGTTTTTGCTTTGAAGAGGAAGTAA
- the LOC132063518 gene encoding F-box/LRR-repeat protein At3g03360-like encodes MRFKECYRQDIDLWVYFAKAANVEDFILTLYHVVNCVYDFPQFGYMNSFLKNMVLRDCQLNPTGSISWSSLISLSIGDLKLTDGVMEKVLSGCPNLESLEIDKFSGLNRLEISSVKVRKLIIGSSKIEGTKAGHLLEIFAPYVQNLQLLGSRHEMLLQLRNVASLVTAFLGFTPYIQLSRADDDEVDRECSYLNELLQSLVHVKNLELGPWCIEFLSILVLKGWQSPASSRRILTLNAALVQQDFPAICSLLQSSPDLETLVIDWTKHNSRHFLLRFIDEDENGRMFEKHIFDCLMFHLRTVKIINYYGPLRANKYIMPLVKHLLKNAEVLEKMVIAASLRYNKFEGSDVSRDFVEMAQELLSFPRSSKHAVVLFSY; translated from the exons ATGAGGTTCAAAGAGTGTTACAGACAAGATATTGATCTCTGGGTATATTTTGCTAAAGCTGCTAATGTTGAAGATTTTATACTCACATTATACCATGTTGTTAATTGTGTTTATGATTTTCCTCAGTTTGGGTATATGAATTCGTTCTTAAAGAATATGGTTTTACGTGATTGCCAACTGAACCCTACTGGTAGTATTAGCTGGAGTAGTCTTATTTCTCTTTCAATTGGGGATCTCAAGTTGACAGATGGGGTTATGGAAAAGGTATTATCTGGTTGTCCTAACTTGGAGTCCCTAGAAATCGATAAATTCTCGGGCCTTAATCGTTTGGAAATCAGCTCTGTCAAGGTTAGGAAGTTGATCATTGGGAGCAGCAAAATAGAAGGGACAAAAGCTGGCCATCTGCTTGAAATTTTTGCCCCATATGTTCAAAATCTTCAACTTTTGGGGTCCAGACATGAGATGCTCTTGCAGCTGAGAAATGTGGCTTCACTTGTCACTGCTTTCCTCGGTTTTACACCCTATATACAGCTTTCTCGTGCTGATGATGATGAAGTAGACAGGGAGTGTAGTTATTTGAACGAGCTTCTTCAAAGTCTTGTCCATGTCAAGAATCTTGAATTGGGTCCTTGGTGCATCGAG TTCTTATCCATATTGGTGCTGAAAGGGTGGCAATCTCCTGCATCAAGTCGAAGAATCTTAACACTTAACGCCGCCTTGGTACAGCAGGACTTCCCTGCAATTTGCAGCTTGCTACAGAGTTCGCCAGATCTTGAGACATTGGTCATTGACTGGACTAAGCACAATTCAAGA CATTTCCTCTTGAGGTTCATCGATGAGGATGAAAATGGCAGGATGTTTGAGAAGCATATTTTTGACTGCTTAATGTTCCATCTGAGGACTGTCAAGATCATTAACTATTACGGACCGTTAAGAGCAAATAAGTATATAATGCCATTGGTAAAACATTTGCTCAAGAATGCAGAAGTGCTAGAGAAGATGGTCATTGCTGCCAGTTTACGCTACAACAAATTCGAAGGGAGTGATGTGTCTCGTGATTTTGTTGAAATGGCACAGGAGCTTCTAAGTTTTCCAAGATCCTCCAAGCATGCTGTAGTTCTGTTTTCTTATTGA